GCTTTAAAGAAGAAAAAGACCTGATCGCTGCACTTTACCTCTCCAGATCGGATCTATTCGCCACACTTCAAAGCCGTTGGTTCCAAGTTGTGCTGATCGTATTGGGTACGTTTGGCTGTTCGGTGCTTGCTGCGTATTTCTTGTCAAAAAGCCTTGCGAAACCTTTGCAGGAGCTAGTGAAAAAGGCACAACAAATCGCTAAGGGTCAGGCAAGTAACGAGTTGGTGGTTAAACGCAAAGATGAGTTAGGTGTATTGGCTCATGAGTTCAATTTAATGAATCAGGCGGTTAATGATCGTGAAGCAGAGCTTAATTTCCGTGCCTATCACTCTGATTTGACACAAATGCCGAATAAGAAAAAGTTATTTGAAGATATTGCCCATTTGATTCAGAACCAATGCGATGGCTTTATGCTAATTCGATTTCGAGTCCTAGAGTTTGAAGAACTTAATTACAGCCTAGGTCTGGATACGGGGGAAGAATTGCAGGTGGCGGCTGCGAGTCGTTTGTTGACTTTGGATGAACAAGCTCAGTTTTACCAGCTTGACTCATCTGAATTTGCTTTACTAACGACCTGTAGCAAGCTTCAAAGTGATGAACAAAGTGTCGATGTAGTTTTGCAGTGTTTATCGGGAGTGTTTACTTTGCGACGTATTTCAGTGACGGTGCACACTGTTTCTGGTTATTGTCGTTATCCCAAACATGGTGAAACGGCGCGACAACTGCTTCATAATGCAGGGATTGCTTTACAACAGGCAATGAAAATAAAGCAACCCAGCTTAGAGTTTGCTTCTAGCATGGCGGAGAGTGCAATTAACCGAGTGCGTCTAATCCATGAATTGACAGAAGCTATTCGGAATGAGCAGTTGGTTCTTCACTTTCAACCCAAATTAAATCTACACACATCACGAATCGATAAAGTCGAAGCTCTTGTGCGCTGGGTACATCCAGAGCTGGGCATGATTCCTCCTGATGAGTTTATTGAAATTGCAGAAACAACAGGGCAAATCGATGCTCTAACGGACTGGGTGATAGGTAATGCATTGCGGCAGCTTCAAACTTGGAGAGAGGCGGGGTATGAGCTTGGCGTCGCGATCAATGTTTCAGCGGTTAACCTTAAACAGAAAGACTTTGATGTTAAAGTCGCTCGTTTCCTCTCTCAGTTTGGTTGCAGTGAAGCTGAGGTTACGATAGAGATCACCGAAAGCGCTCTTGCAGAGGATCCTGAGTATGCATTATCGCTACTGAGCAGAATGTCCCGACGAGGTCTGTCAATTTCGATTGATGACTACGGAACAGGTTACTCATCGTTATCTCAGCTCAAACATTTACCTGCTACAGAACTCAAAATTGATAAATCCTTCATCCTAAATGTCGCTGACGACCAGCAAGATCAGACGATTGCACAATCGACAATCAAACTGGCTAAAAGGTTTGGGTTGAAAACGGTCGCGGAAGGTGTGGAGGACCAGGCCTCTCTGGATTGGTTAATAAACAATGGCTGTGATTATGCGCAGGGCTATTTTATTAGTCGGCCGAAGCCTGCAGAACAGTTAACACCTTGGCTAGAGGTGTTAGAAGATCAGCGTTGGGGGGATATTGAACCAAAAGCTAAGGCGATAGGCTCTGTTCATTCTCGTCAATAAAGAGCTAGGTTAATGAGGTGTATAAAGGTTATAAAATCTTACGATTACTCTTATTATTGGCTATTGTTATTGCTGTCAAAATCGAAAATAAAGCATGCGTTTTTTCCAAGGATTTGCGATAATATGCGGCCGCGAATTTAGGTCGCAAAATAGAATCGACGTCTGAGAAGACGACACAAAGGTAGATGAATGAACGAAAAATTACAGAAAGTATTAGCGCGAGCAGGCCATGGCTCACGACGCGAGCTAGAAGCCTTAATTAAAGCGGGTCGTGTAAGTGTAAATGGTGTTGTGGCTAAGCTTGGTGAACGACTAGAAGACGAAAATGCCGTAGTACGTATTGACGGTCACACTGTTTCTGCGAAGGCGCAGGAAGAAGTTGTGTGCCGTGTGCTAGCTTACTACAAGCCGGAAGGTGAGCTGTGTACTCGTCATGATCCTGAAGGTCGTCGTACTGTATTTGACCGTCTACCAAAAATCCGTGGTTCGCGTTGGATCTCTGTTGGTCGCCTAGATGCGAATACATCAGGCTTGCTGTTATTTACTACCGATGGTGAGCTTGCTAACCGTCTCATGCATCCAAGTCGTCAGGTCGAGCGTGAGTACCTAGTGCGTGTATTTGGTGAAGTGGATGAGAAGAAAGTACGTAACCTCGTCAGTGGTGTTGAGC
This sequence is a window from Vibrio coralliilyticus. Protein-coding genes within it:
- the rluB gene encoding 23S rRNA pseudouridine(2605) synthase RluB translates to MNEKLQKVLARAGHGSRRELEALIKAGRVSVNGVVAKLGERLEDENAVVRIDGHTVSAKAQEEVVCRVLAYYKPEGELCTRHDPEGRRTVFDRLPKIRGSRWISVGRLDANTSGLLLFTTDGELANRLMHPSRQVEREYLVRVFGEVDEKKVRNLVSGVELEDGLARFEDVVYAGGDGMNHTFYVVINEGRNREVRRLWESQDCTVSRLKRVRYGDIFLDKKLPRGGWMELDLKEVNYLRELVELRPEKETMLDENKANTSRKRERSRSQKIRRAVKRHEERMNNGGGRSNNPARRKPRKGAGEQGARNKQR
- a CDS encoding putative bifunctional diguanylate cyclase/phosphodiesterase, which codes for MSQFKSIQTQILLSFLAVLVTVQCVLFYSIVQSNEKERAERAQIHLSTAKVVFENQFEQRTRNLTAFAQTVAKDFGLKQALREDERSFLVALNNHRQRISADLAIGLTADGNFIGKLVYDRSSNRTLADTENNMLTMAETAAPDEDRPILYDYQGAVFQLVLVPVQSGAETVAWIGFGFAIDQILAQRLALLTGMNVDIGYQESGQWSLLASSIEGKESGVSSKPQQTDANTIATEVAIGFKEEKDLIAALYLSRSDLFATLQSRWFQVVLIVLGTFGCSVLAAYFLSKSLAKPLQELVKKAQQIAKGQASNELVVKRKDELGVLAHEFNLMNQAVNDREAELNFRAYHSDLTQMPNKKKLFEDIAHLIQNQCDGFMLIRFRVLEFEELNYSLGLDTGEELQVAAASRLLTLDEQAQFYQLDSSEFALLTTCSKLQSDEQSVDVVLQCLSGVFTLRRISVTVHTVSGYCRYPKHGETARQLLHNAGIALQQAMKIKQPSLEFASSMAESAINRVRLIHELTEAIRNEQLVLHFQPKLNLHTSRIDKVEALVRWVHPELGMIPPDEFIEIAETTGQIDALTDWVIGNALRQLQTWREAGYELGVAINVSAVNLKQKDFDVKVARFLSQFGCSEAEVTIEITESALAEDPEYALSLLSRMSRRGLSISIDDYGTGYSSLSQLKHLPATELKIDKSFILNVADDQQDQTIAQSTIKLAKRFGLKTVAEGVEDQASLDWLINNGCDYAQGYFISRPKPAEQLTPWLEVLEDQRWGDIEPKAKAIGSVHSRQ